One window from the genome of Comamonas sp. lk encodes:
- a CDS encoding transporter substrate-binding domain-containing protein — protein MKKHLLAIAVTALAASSVFAQNNDTLAKIKSSGSVTFGVRESSGLGYTLGNGKYVGFHTEMGERVLHDIQKQLGMSKLEIKYQPVTSQNRVPLVQNGTVDIECGSTTNNTARQKDAAFAFTTYVEEVRIATRANSGITGIKDLNGKTLVTTTGTTSVQTLRKNKRADGLTFKEVMGKDHADSFLMLETGRADAFIMDGSILAANISKSKTPADYKIVGEVLSVEPIACMMRKDDPAFKKAVDDSIARQVKDGSLAKLYDKWFMQAIPPNNVKIGLPLSAATKDAWANLNDKPMEAYEVK, from the coding sequence ATGAAGAAGCATTTGTTGGCCATCGCCGTAACTGCACTGGCAGCTAGCAGCGTATTTGCCCAGAACAATGACACTCTGGCAAAGATCAAGTCCTCGGGCAGCGTCACCTTCGGTGTGCGCGAATCCTCCGGCCTTGGCTATACGCTGGGCAACGGCAAATATGTGGGCTTTCATACCGAGATGGGCGAGCGCGTACTGCACGACATCCAGAAGCAACTGGGCATGAGCAAGCTGGAAATCAAGTATCAGCCCGTGACCTCGCAAAACCGCGTGCCTCTGGTGCAAAACGGCACCGTGGATATCGAGTGCGGTTCCACCACCAACAACACGGCCCGCCAAAAGGATGCCGCTTTTGCCTTCACCACCTATGTGGAAGAAGTGCGCATTGCCACCCGTGCCAATTCCGGCATCACCGGCATCAAGGATCTGAACGGCAAGACGCTGGTGACCACCACCGGCACAACTTCGGTGCAGACCCTGCGCAAGAACAAGCGCGCCGATGGCCTGACTTTCAAGGAAGTCATGGGCAAGGACCACGCAGACAGCTTCCTGATGCTGGAAACCGGCCGTGCCGACGCCTTCATCATGGACGGCTCCATCCTGGCCGCCAACATCTCCAAGTCCAAGACGCCTGCCGATTACAAGATCGTGGGCGAAGTGCTGTCGGTGGAACCCATCGCCTGCATGATGCGCAAGGACGACCCCGCTTTCAAGAAGGCCGTGGACGACTCCATCGCCCGCCAGGTCAAGGACGGTTCGCTGGCCAAGCTGTATGACAAGTGGTTCATGCAAGCCATTCCTCCCAACAACGTGAAGATTGGTCTGCCCCTGTCCGCTGCGACCAAGGATGCATGGGCCAATCTCAACGACAAGCCCATGGAAGCTTACGAAGTCAAGTAA
- a CDS encoding acyl-CoA thioesterase gives MPPRPDLPSQPLPEDKELVLKVVPMPADVNANGDIFGGWVMAQVDLAGSVLPQRISHTRMVTVAVNEFIFKQPVRVGDILSFYAGVQHVGRTSVTVNVEVFAERFSDQGHYVKVTEARLTYVAIDATGKPQALPDTPQTRAWREKLDKQSAAAKKD, from the coding sequence ATGCCGCCACGTCCAGACCTCCCCTCCCAACCTTTGCCCGAAGATAAGGAACTGGTACTCAAAGTCGTGCCCATGCCCGCAGATGTCAACGCCAATGGCGATATCTTCGGCGGCTGGGTCATGGCCCAGGTGGACCTGGCGGGCTCAGTTTTGCCTCAGCGTATCAGCCACACCCGCATGGTGACGGTGGCGGTCAACGAATTCATCTTCAAACAGCCGGTGCGCGTGGGCGACATCCTGTCCTTTTATGCCGGCGTGCAGCACGTGGGCCGCACCTCGGTGACGGTGAACGTGGAAGTGTTTGCCGAACGCTTCTCGGACCAGGGCCACTATGTGAAGGTCACCGAAGCCCGCCTGACCTATGTGGCCATCGATGCCACGGGCAAGCCCCAGGCCCTGCCCGACACGCCCCAGACCCGCGCCTGGCGCGAAAAGCTGGACAAGCAAAGCGCCGCCGCCAAAAAGGATTGA
- a CDS encoding enoyl-CoA hydratase, which yields MSDTKQDLLVHTEEGVCTITFNRVDKKNSFTEAMYSGMAEALVAAKADAAVRVVVFQGDIAIFSAGNDIGDFLKQASNPGAMGAEAPVWRFLQEVSAFPKPLIAAVCGPAVGIGTTLLLHCDLVYAGDNAAFSLPFINLGVCPEAASSLLLPQMLGYHRAAEALLLGEPFLAEAALEVGLVNRVVPPNECNGVAQAQAKKLARKPLSSLIETKRLLKGGQAKAVSERIVEEGASFARMLREPAAKEALTAFMEKRHPDFSNC from the coding sequence ATGAGCGATACCAAGCAAGACCTACTCGTGCATACCGAAGAGGGTGTGTGCACCATCACCTTCAACCGCGTGGACAAGAAGAACTCCTTTACCGAAGCCATGTACAGCGGCATGGCCGAGGCACTGGTGGCAGCCAAGGCCGATGCGGCCGTGCGCGTGGTGGTGTTCCAGGGCGATATCGCCATCTTCAGCGCCGGCAACGACATCGGCGACTTTCTGAAGCAGGCCTCCAACCCCGGCGCCATGGGGGCCGAGGCTCCGGTGTGGCGTTTTCTGCAGGAAGTGTCGGCCTTTCCCAAGCCGCTGATCGCTGCCGTGTGCGGCCCGGCCGTGGGTATCGGCACCACGCTGCTGCTGCATTGCGATCTGGTCTATGCCGGTGACAACGCGGCTTTCTCTCTGCCTTTCATCAACCTGGGCGTGTGCCCCGAAGCTGCCTCCAGCCTGCTGTTGCCCCAGATGCTGGGCTATCACCGCGCAGCCGAAGCCTTGCTGCTGGGCGAGCCCTTCCTGGCCGAAGCGGCGCTGGAAGTGGGTCTGGTCAACCGCGTCGTGCCGCCCAATGAGTGCAACGGAGTAGCCCAGGCCCAGGCCAAGAAGCTGGCGCGCAAGCCCCTGTCTTCGCTGATCGAGACCAAGCGCCTGCTCAAGGGCGGCCAGGCCAAGGCGGTGAGCGAGCGCATTGTGGAAGAAGGTGCCAGCTTTGCCCGCATGCTGCGCGAGCCTGCAGCTAAGGAAGCTTTGACCGCCTTCATGGAAAAACGCCACCCTGACTTCAGCAACTGCTGA
- a CDS encoding DctP family TRAP transporter solute-binding subunit, which translates to MKLRTFLTTAVAAAAALAFASPMAMAETKYKSEYRMSLVLGTAFPWGKGGELWANKVRERTQGRINIKLYPGTSLVQGDQTREFSALRQGVIDMAVGSTINWSPQVKSLNLFSMPFLFPNFKAVDAVTQGEVGQEIFKTLEKGGVVPLAWGENGYREISNSKHAIKTPADLKGMKIRVVGSPLFLDTFTALGANPTQMSWADAQPAMASSAVDGQENPIGVYMAAKLQTVGQKHLTMWGYMNDPLIFVVNKEVWSSWTPADQAIVKQAALDAAKEEIAIARKGLVEADKPLIKELTSLGVTVTTPTAAEREAFVKATRPVYDKWKSQVGAPLVDKAEKAIAASQK; encoded by the coding sequence ATGAAACTGCGTACATTCCTGACCACCGCCGTGGCGGCCGCTGCGGCCCTCGCCTTTGCTTCGCCCATGGCCATGGCTGAGACCAAGTACAAGAGCGAGTACCGCATGTCCCTGGTGCTGGGCACGGCCTTCCCCTGGGGCAAGGGTGGCGAACTGTGGGCCAACAAAGTGCGCGAACGTACCCAGGGCCGCATCAACATCAAGCTCTACCCCGGCACCTCGCTGGTGCAGGGTGACCAGACACGCGAGTTCTCGGCTCTGCGCCAGGGCGTGATCGACATGGCCGTGGGCTCGACCATCAACTGGTCGCCCCAGGTCAAGTCGTTGAACCTGTTCTCCATGCCCTTCCTCTTCCCCAACTTCAAGGCAGTGGATGCCGTGACCCAAGGTGAAGTGGGCCAGGAAATCTTCAAGACCCTGGAAAAAGGCGGCGTCGTGCCCCTGGCCTGGGGTGAGAACGGCTACCGCGAAATCTCCAACTCCAAGCACGCCATCAAGACACCGGCCGATCTCAAAGGCATGAAGATCCGCGTCGTGGGCTCGCCCCTGTTCCTGGATACCTTCACCGCCCTGGGCGCCAACCCCACGCAGATGAGCTGGGCCGATGCCCAGCCCGCCATGGCCAGCAGCGCCGTGGACGGCCAGGAGAACCCCATCGGCGTGTACATGGCCGCCAAGCTGCAAACCGTGGGCCAGAAGCACCTGACCATGTGGGGCTACATGAACGACCCGCTGATCTTTGTGGTGAACAAGGAAGTGTGGAGCAGCTGGACGCCTGCCGACCAGGCCATCGTCAAGCAAGCCGCGCTGGATGCCGCCAAGGAAGAAATCGCCATTGCCCGCAAGGGACTGGTGGAAGCCGACAAGCCTTTGATCAAGGAACTCACCAGCCTGGGCGTGACCGTCACCACGCCGACGGCGGCCGAGCGCGAAGCCTTTGTGAAGGCCACCCGCCCCGTGTACGACAAGTGGAAGAGCCAGGTCGGCGCGCCTCTGGTGGACAAGGCTGAAAAAGCCATTGCCGCCAGCCAGAAGTAA
- a CDS encoding LysR family transcriptional regulator, with the protein METKWLEDFVSLAETRSFSRSAQLRHVTQPAFSRRIQALEAWAGTDLVDRSSYPTRLTPAGKTMYEQALEMLQSLQSTRTMLRAHVSAGKGMVGFAVPHTLAFTFFPNWVSAVHEKFGPFRSRLFALNVHDAVMRLVEGGCDLLIAYYHSSQPFQLDPARYEMVSLGHEVLAPYSKPDASGKPIFVLPGRQGQPLPYLGYAAGAYLGRVTELILKEASEAVHLERVYETDMAEGLKAMALEGHGVAFLPYSAVRGELESGRLVSAVPAGMKGFQMDMEVRAYREKPAGDAPQGGAAALWTFLKEQGETANGEARAV; encoded by the coding sequence ATGGAAACCAAATGGCTTGAAGATTTCGTCAGTCTGGCTGAAACGCGCAGTTTCAGCCGCTCGGCTCAATTGCGCCATGTGACGCAGCCCGCTTTTTCGCGCCGTATCCAGGCACTGGAAGCCTGGGCGGGCACAGATCTGGTCGATCGAAGCTCCTACCCCACACGTCTCACGCCTGCGGGCAAGACCATGTACGAGCAGGCGCTGGAGATGCTGCAGTCGCTGCAAAGCACCCGTACCATGCTGCGCGCCCATGTGAGCGCGGGCAAAGGCATGGTGGGCTTTGCCGTGCCGCATACGTTGGCGTTCACTTTTTTCCCCAACTGGGTCTCGGCCGTGCATGAAAAGTTCGGCCCGTTCCGCAGCCGGCTGTTTGCGCTCAATGTGCACGATGCCGTGATGCGCCTGGTCGAGGGGGGGTGCGATCTGCTGATTGCCTACTACCACTCATCCCAGCCATTTCAGCTGGACCCGGCGCGCTACGAGATGGTGAGCTTGGGGCATGAAGTGCTGGCCCCGTACTCCAAGCCCGATGCGAGCGGCAAGCCGATTTTCGTCCTGCCGGGTCGCCAGGGTCAGCCGCTGCCCTATCTCGGCTATGCCGCCGGCGCTTATCTGGGCCGCGTGACAGAGCTGATTCTCAAAGAAGCTTCCGAGGCCGTGCACCTGGAGCGTGTCTACGAAACCGATATGGCGGAAGGCCTCAAGGCCATGGCGCTTGAAGGTCATGGTGTGGCTTTTCTGCCTTACAGCGCCGTGCGCGGCGAGCTGGAAAGCGGTCGTCTGGTCAGTGCCGTACCGGCTGGCATGAAAGGCTTTCAGATGGACATGGAAGTACGCGCTTACCGGGAAAAGCCCGCAGGCGATGCGCCTCAAGGCGGAGCCGCTGCGCTGTGGACCTTCCTCAAGGAGCAGGGCGAGACGGCCAACGGCGAAGCCAGAGCGGTCTGA
- a CDS encoding polymer-forming cytoskeletal protein, with the protein MAVQNPFFGKRDTDTFPPRSTTPGLTPSGSSLAGAGPAGVNNLASNARSTSVPVAAPVSVPDFAAPDTGGSKLTVGPNIKLKGVEITDCDTLVVEGTVEATMNSRVIRIAEQGAFHGTAEIDIAEIRGEFNGTLTVREKLVIFGTGKVSGKIRYGKVVIEEGGQLSGQIEAGISGKTAPLFSAKPVAVESVAQAVSAA; encoded by the coding sequence ATGGCTGTGCAGAACCCGTTTTTTGGCAAGCGCGATACCGACACTTTCCCTCCCCGCAGCACCACACCGGGCTTGACTCCCTCCGGCAGCAGCTTGGCCGGAGCCGGCCCTGCAGGGGTGAACAATCTCGCCTCCAATGCCCGCAGCACTTCTGTGCCCGTGGCGGCCCCGGTCTCGGTGCCTGATTTCGCAGCCCCCGATACGGGCGGCAGCAAGCTCACGGTAGGCCCTAATATCAAGCTCAAGGGCGTGGAAATCACCGACTGCGACACTCTGGTGGTCGAAGGCACGGTGGAGGCGACGATGAATTCGCGCGTCATCCGCATTGCCGAGCAGGGCGCTTTTCACGGCACGGCCGAGATTGATATTGCCGAGATTCGTGGCGAGTTCAACGGCACGCTGACCGTGCGCGAGAAGCTGGTGATTTTTGGCACTGGCAAGGTCAGCGGCAAGATTCGCTATGGCAAGGTGGTGATCGAGGAGGGTGGTCAGCTGTCCGGCCAGATCGAAGCCGGCATCAGCGGCAAAACCGCACCCCTGTTCTCTGCCAAGCCCGTGGCAGTGGAGAGCGTGGCACAAGCCGTATCTGCCGCCTGA
- a CDS encoding 2-hydroxyacid dehydrogenase, which translates to MKPALLVLNLQVPTHLQQMAQTFPDFEVIYAPEADQCEAAIAAHGARVQCVCTIGSTGLSAAQMQRMPKLSLVCAMGAGYENIDVAYAKAHGIAVGNGAGTNDECVADHAMGLMIAAVRGIVRYDKATRAGTWRSALPLPPNVSGKRLGIVGLGTIGAKIAKRAAAFDMPVGYHNRKPREGVSHQYFDSLLALAAWADVLLVATPGGAGTSHLINTEVLEALGEKGFLVNIARGSVVDTQALAEAVRSGRVAGAGLDVYESEPLPPQELLELDAVVLTPHVAGWSPEAVQNSVDRFIANMRCHLDGQPLVSPI; encoded by the coding sequence ATGAAGCCTGCCCTGCTTGTTCTGAATCTCCAGGTTCCCACCCATCTGCAACAGATGGCGCAGACCTTTCCCGACTTTGAAGTGATCTATGCCCCCGAGGCCGATCAGTGCGAAGCCGCCATAGCGGCGCATGGCGCGCGCGTGCAGTGCGTGTGCACGATTGGCTCCACGGGCCTGTCGGCGGCCCAAATGCAGCGCATGCCCAAGCTCTCGCTGGTCTGTGCCATGGGCGCGGGTTACGAGAACATCGACGTGGCTTATGCCAAGGCGCATGGTATTGCGGTGGGCAACGGCGCAGGCACGAATGACGAGTGTGTGGCCGATCACGCCATGGGCTTGATGATTGCGGCCGTGCGCGGCATTGTTCGTTATGACAAGGCCACGCGCGCCGGCACCTGGCGTTCGGCCTTGCCGCTGCCGCCCAATGTGTCAGGCAAGCGTCTGGGCATTGTGGGCCTGGGCACGATTGGGGCCAAGATCGCCAAGCGTGCTGCGGCCTTCGATATGCCTGTGGGCTATCACAACCGCAAACCGCGCGAAGGCGTGAGCCACCAGTACTTCGATAGCCTGCTGGCGCTGGCCGCCTGGGCCGATGTGCTGCTGGTGGCCACACCTGGCGGTGCCGGCACCTCGCACCTGATCAACACCGAGGTGCTTGAGGCGCTGGGCGAAAAGGGCTTTCTGGTCAATATCGCGCGCGGTTCGGTGGTCGATACCCAGGCCCTGGCCGAGGCGGTGCGAAGCGGTCGTGTGGCCGGTGCAGGGCTGGATGTGTATGAAAGCGAGCCGCTGCCGCCCCAGGAGCTGCTGGAGCTGGACGCCGTGGTGCTGACGCCCCATGTGGCCGGTTGGTCGCCCGAAGCGGTGCAGAACTCGGTGGACCGTTTCATCGCCAATATGCGCTGTCATCTCGATGGCCAGCCACTGGTGTCGCCCATTTGA
- a CDS encoding TRAP transporter small permease, with translation MPSTPPETDGGAPSSGARPDEPRSLRIEDWLTVIIMAALALITFANVLVRYFTNSSFAWTEEISVFLMILLALVAGSAAVARDQHIRIEFFSDSGSLARRKALARFGSAMVALLFALIAVLSVRVVWDDFRFEETSPGIGLPQWWYSIWLPIVSTLVTLRAIGLFIRQGKPGAFTEEPVEKDHSKEIA, from the coding sequence ATGCCCTCCACACCTCCCGAGACCGATGGCGGTGCACCTAGCTCTGGTGCACGCCCGGACGAACCCCGTTCTTTGCGCATTGAAGACTGGCTCACCGTGATCATCATGGCGGCACTCGCCCTGATCACTTTTGCCAACGTTCTGGTGCGCTATTTCACCAATTCCTCGTTCGCCTGGACGGAAGAAATTTCCGTTTTTCTGATGATCTTGCTGGCTCTGGTGGCGGGTTCTGCCGCCGTGGCCCGCGACCAGCATATCCGCATCGAATTTTTCTCCGACAGCGGCTCGCTCGCCCGCCGCAAAGCGCTGGCGCGCTTTGGCTCGGCCATGGTGGCGCTGCTGTTTGCACTGATCGCCGTGCTCAGCGTGCGCGTGGTCTGGGATGACTTCCGATTTGAAGAAACCTCGCCCGGCATTGGTCTGCCGCAATGGTGGTATTCCATCTGGCTGCCCATAGTCTCCACGCTGGTGACCTTGCGCGCCATCGGCCTGTTCATACGCCAGGGCAAGCCCGGAGCCTTTACCGAAGAGCCCGTGGAAAAAGATCACAGCAAGGAGATCGCATGA
- a CDS encoding TRAP transporter large permease — MIATLLFVAFLGLMFIGVPIGAALGLAGATAIALANADTQWFGLLAVPQNFYAGLGKYPLLAIPMFVLVGSIFDRSGVALRLVNFAVAIVGRGPGMLPLVAIAVAMFLGGISGSGPANAAAVGGVMIAAMSRAGYPRSFSASVVGAAAATDILIPPSVAFIIYSVLVPGASVPALFAAGMIPGLLAGIALIVPAVWMARKHKMGALEASMPRPPFWKSLREAAWGLAAPVLILGGMRMGWFTPTEAAVVAVFYGLFVGMVIHRTIGVRDLYTILREAGELSAVILLVVSLAGIFAFSLSTLGVIDPVANAIVNSGLGEYGVLGLLILLLITVGMFLDGISIFLIFVPLLLPIMNHYQWDPVWFGVILTLKVALGQFTPPLAVNLMVSCRIAGVRMESTVRWVGWMLLAMFLVMLLVIAFPQLALWLPAKLGY; from the coding sequence ATGATTGCTACCTTGCTGTTTGTCGCCTTTCTGGGCCTGATGTTCATCGGCGTGCCGATTGGCGCCGCGCTGGGCCTGGCCGGTGCCACCGCCATCGCCTTGGCCAATGCCGATACGCAATGGTTTGGCCTGCTGGCCGTGCCGCAGAATTTCTACGCCGGCCTGGGTAAATATCCGCTGCTGGCCATTCCCATGTTTGTGCTGGTGGGCTCGATTTTCGACCGTTCCGGCGTGGCCCTGCGTCTGGTCAATTTTGCGGTGGCCATCGTCGGTCGCGGCCCCGGTATGCTGCCGCTGGTGGCGATTGCCGTGGCCATGTTTCTGGGCGGAATTTCTGGCTCCGGTCCCGCCAATGCGGCGGCTGTGGGCGGCGTGATGATTGCGGCCATGAGCCGCGCCGGCTACCCCAGAAGCTTCTCGGCCAGCGTGGTCGGAGCAGCTGCTGCCACCGACATCCTGATTCCGCCTTCCGTGGCCTTCATCATCTATTCCGTGCTGGTGCCCGGCGCCTCGGTGCCCGCGCTGTTCGCGGCGGGCATGATTCCGGGCCTGCTGGCCGGTATCGCCCTGATCGTGCCCGCCGTGTGGATGGCCCGCAAGCACAAGATGGGCGCACTCGAAGCCTCCATGCCTCGCCCACCGTTCTGGAAAAGTCTGCGCGAAGCGGCCTGGGGCCTGGCCGCCCCAGTGCTGATTCTGGGCGGCATGCGCATGGGCTGGTTCACCCCCACCGAAGCCGCCGTGGTGGCCGTTTTCTACGGCCTTTTCGTGGGCATGGTGATCCACCGCACGATTGGCGTGCGTGACCTCTACACCATCCTGCGCGAAGCGGGCGAGCTGTCGGCCGTGATCTTGCTGGTGGTCTCGCTGGCCGGCATCTTTGCCTTCTCGCTGTCCACGCTGGGCGTGATCGATCCGGTGGCCAATGCCATCGTCAACTCCGGTCTGGGCGAGTACGGCGTGCTGGGCCTGCTGATACTGCTGCTGATCACCGTGGGCATGTTCCTCGACGGCATTTCCATCTTCCTGATCTTTGTGCCCCTGCTGCTGCCCATCATGAACCACTACCAGTGGGATCCCGTCTGGTTTGGCGTCATCCTCACGCTCAAGGTGGCACTGGGTCAGTTCACGCCGCCGCTGGCCGTGAACCTGATGGTCAGCTGCCGCATCGCCGGCGTGCGCATGGAATCGACCGTGCGCTGGGTGGGCTGGATGCTGTTGGCCATGTTCCTGGTGATGCTGCTGGTGATTGCCTTCCCGCAACTGGCCCTGTGGCTGCCGGCAAAACTGGGCTATTGA
- a CDS encoding thioesterase family protein, giving the protein MTSKPTMHRKEAQAAAVQFEPEFVAGLREIFELRVAFNQTIGLKIADITPTLVQGHIAMRPDLIGHAAYERIHGGVISAGLDSMGGLAVMAAIAARHMEDTPQQRLQRFSRLGTIDLRVDYMRPGIGKAFLLRAEVLRLGSRVANTRMEFLSEAGELLSAGSAAYIVS; this is encoded by the coding sequence ATGACATCCAAGCCCACGATGCATCGCAAAGAGGCCCAGGCAGCGGCCGTTCAGTTCGAGCCTGAATTTGTCGCCGGTTTGCGCGAGATTTTCGAACTGCGCGTGGCCTTCAATCAGACCATTGGCCTGAAGATTGCCGACATCACGCCCACGCTGGTGCAAGGTCATATCGCCATGCGGCCCGATCTCATCGGTCATGCGGCATATGAGCGCATTCATGGCGGCGTCATCAGCGCGGGGCTGGATTCCATGGGCGGCCTGGCGGTGATGGCCGCCATTGCGGCGCGGCATATGGAGGACACGCCCCAGCAGCGTCTGCAGCGTTTCTCGCGCCTGGGCACGATTGATTTGCGCGTGGACTATATGCGGCCCGGCATCGGAAAGGCGTTTTTGCTGCGTGCCGAGGTGCTGCGCCTGGGCTCGCGCGTGGCCAATACGCGCATGGAGTTTCTGTCCGAGGCCGGCGAGCTGCTATCCGCGGGGTCTGCGGCCTATATCGTCTCCTGA
- a CDS encoding ABC transporter ATP-binding protein/permease, protein MAASAAQTEKSKDWNAIGRLLPYLWQYKWRVIAALLFMIGAKLANVGVPVLLKHLVDALDIKPGQAQALLVVPVGLLVGYGLLRFSSTMFTELRDLVFAKATQGASRAIALSTFEHLHALSLRFHLERQTGGMTRDIERGVRSTESLISYSLFSILPTLIEMGLVLGILALRFDVWFAVITLSALVFYIFFTVTVTEWRTRFRKEANAQESAAHTKAIDSLLNYETVKYFNNEKFEAERYDENLEKLRRVRLKSQTTLSMLNCGQQLIIGSALVAILWRATQGVVDGRLTLGDLVMINAFMIQLYIPLNFLGVIYREIKQSLTDLDRMFLLMDKEREVADQPGALPLQISNPPPEVRFESVQFAYDPARPILHDVSFTIPAGKTVAVVGPSGSGKSTLARLLFRFYDVQSGQIRIAGQNIREVTQTSVRGAVGIVPQDTVLFNDTVEYNIAYGQPGASHAQVVAAAKAARIHDFIHSTPQGYATRVGERGLKLSGGEKQRVAIARTLLKNPPILIFDEATSALDSANERAIQNELRSAAHGKTSLVIAHRLSTVVDAHEILVMDSGRIIERGTHEELLAEGGRYASMWNLQNSGEAADV, encoded by the coding sequence ATGGCAGCATCTGCTGCACAAACTGAAAAATCCAAAGACTGGAATGCAATCGGGCGTCTGTTGCCTTATCTGTGGCAGTACAAATGGCGCGTAATCGCCGCGCTGCTCTTCATGATTGGCGCCAAGCTGGCCAATGTGGGCGTGCCGGTGCTGCTCAAGCATCTGGTCGATGCGCTGGACATCAAGCCCGGCCAGGCCCAGGCCTTGTTGGTGGTGCCCGTGGGCCTGCTGGTGGGCTATGGCTTGCTGCGCTTTTCCAGCACCATGTTCACCGAGCTGCGCGATCTGGTCTTTGCCAAGGCCACGCAAGGCGCATCGCGTGCGATTGCGCTGTCCACCTTCGAGCATCTGCATGCTCTGTCGCTGCGTTTCCATCTGGAACGCCAGACCGGCGGCATGACTCGCGACATTGAGCGGGGCGTGCGCAGCACCGAGTCACTGATTTCGTACTCGCTGTTTTCCATCCTGCCCACGCTGATCGAGATGGGCCTGGTGCTGGGCATTCTGGCCCTGCGCTTTGATGTGTGGTTTGCCGTCATCACCTTGTCGGCACTGGTGTTCTACATCTTCTTCACGGTCACGGTGACCGAGTGGCGCACGCGCTTTCGCAAGGAGGCCAATGCGCAGGAGTCTGCCGCCCATACCAAGGCCATTGATTCGCTGCTGAACTACGAGACCGTCAAGTACTTCAACAACGAAAAATTCGAGGCCGAACGCTACGACGAAAACCTGGAAAAGCTGCGCCGCGTGCGTCTCAAAAGCCAGACCACGCTGAGCATGCTCAACTGCGGTCAGCAGCTCATCATCGGCTCGGCGCTGGTGGCAATTTTGTGGCGCGCCACGCAAGGCGTGGTCGATGGGCGGCTGACGTTGGGCGATCTGGTCATGATCAACGCCTTCATGATCCAGCTCTATATTCCGCTCAATTTTCTGGGCGTGATCTACCGCGAAATCAAGCAAAGCCTGACCGATCTCGACCGCATGTTTTTGCTCATGGACAAGGAGCGCGAGGTGGCCGACCAGCCGGGCGCGCTGCCGCTGCAGATCAGCAACCCGCCTCCGGAAGTGCGCTTTGAGAGCGTGCAGTTTGCCTACGACCCGGCGCGGCCCATCCTGCACGACGTGAGCTTTACCATTCCCGCCGGCAAGACGGTGGCCGTGGTCGGTCCTTCGGGTTCCGGCAAGAGCACGCTGGCGCGCCTGCTGTTTCGCTTCTATGACGTGCAGTCCGGTCAGATACGGATTGCCGGCCAGAACATCCGCGAGGTGACGCAGACCAGTGTGCGCGGCGCCGTAGGCATCGTGCCGCAAGACACGGTGCTCTTCAACGACACGGTGGAATACAACATCGCCTACGGCCAGCCCGGCGCCTCGCATGCGCAGGTGGTGGCCGCTGCCAAGGCGGCGCGGATTCATGACTTCATTCACAGCACGCCGCAAGGCTATGCCACCCGCGTGGGCGAGCGCGGCCTCAAACTCTCGGGCGGGGAAAAGCAGCGCGTGGCCATTGCCCGCACCTTGCTCAAGAACCCGCCGATCCTGATCTTTGACGAGGCCACCTCGGCTCTCGATAGCGCCAACGAGCGCGCCATCCAGAATGAATTGCGCTCTGCCGCCCACGGCAAGACCTCGCTGGTGATTGCCCACCGCCTCTCCACCGTGGTCGATGCCCACGAGATCCTGGTCATGGACAGCGGCCGCATCATTGAGCGCGGCACGCACGAGGAACTGCTGGCCGAGGGCGGGCGCTATGCCAGCATGTGGAATCTGCAGAATTCGGGCGAAGCGGCGGACGTGTAA